The Grus americana isolate bGruAme1 chromosome 5, bGruAme1.mat, whole genome shotgun sequence region CAGACAGCGAGGTAAAAACCCTACTGAACTTCGTCAACCTGGCCTCCAGCGACATCAAAGCAGCTCTGGATAAATCGGCCCCTTGTCGTCGGTCAGTTGACCACAGAAAATACTTGCAGAAGCAGCTCAAGCGGTTTTCTCAGAAGTACTCACGGATCCCACGGTGCCACCCCACCAAACCCCCCGAGAGCGGCTGGCGCAGGGGGATGGAGGACCGGGGCCGTGGCCCCCAGCCCGAGGTGCCCAATCCTGGCCCCCACAGTGGGGCTGCCACTGAGAAGGTGCTGCAGACAGCCGAGGTGGAGGAGGGCCTCACTGGGGAACTCGTTTTGCAGGAGCAAAACCCTGAGGCCGGCAGGCCGGACCAGGTGCCCATGAGGAAGCGACAGCTCCCTGCCTCCTTCTGGGAAGAGCCACGGCCAGCCCCGAGCCTGCCAGCCAGGGCCTTTCCCACTGGTGCTGAGGGGCTCCCATCCCCCAGAGACCCTCCTCCCTACG contains the following coding sequences:
- the FAM181A gene encoding protein FAM181A; the encoded protein is MASDSEVKTLLNFVNLASSDIKAALDKSAPCRRSVDHRKYLQKQLKRFSQKYSRIPRCHPTKPPESGWRRGMEDRGRGPQPEVPNPGPHSGAATEKVLQTAEVEEGLTGELVLQEQNPEAGRPDQVPMRKRQLPASFWEEPRPAPSLPARAFPTGAEGLPSPRDPPPYDGKKSKRSSDTTGPESPPEPAPHAGEKDPAGVLSGRVGVWTCCPFPCPGPGVYQPPGALPPSPFPGLGLWRKSAAALPAEVPHFCKEADGMGQKLYRPVVLKPIPTKPAIPPPIFNVFGYL